A stretch of the Anaeromyxobacter sp. genome encodes the following:
- the lspA gene encoding signal peptidase II, translating to MSRWRLLVVILVTGLLADQASKFLAVDRLTTALDRTGAGLTDRVKGFYALQHLERYATDPHVVWAPMWRMRYVENPGAAWGFLRDMDLRTRTLFFGAVVLAATAFILLYVKRLPAGQRLQQAALSLVLSGAWGNYVDRLARGYVVDFVDWHWWRRPDLAWPTFNVADSLIVVGVALLLLFPGPKPEAPAARE from the coding sequence ATGTCGAGGTGGCGGCTGCTGGTGGTGATCCTGGTGACCGGCCTGCTGGCCGACCAGGCCAGCAAGTTCCTGGCGGTGGACCGGCTCACCACCGCGCTCGATCGGACCGGCGCCGGGCTGACCGACCGGGTGAAGGGCTTCTACGCGCTGCAGCACCTGGAGCGGTACGCCACCGACCCGCACGTGGTCTGGGCGCCCATGTGGCGCATGCGCTACGTGGAGAACCCCGGGGCCGCCTGGGGCTTCCTCCGCGACATGGACCTGCGCACCCGCACCCTCTTCTTCGGGGCGGTGGTGCTGGCGGCCACGGCCTTCATCCTGCTCTACGTGAAGCGCCTGCCGGCGGGGCAGCGGCTGCAGCAGGCGGCGCTCTCCCTGGTGCTCTCCGGGGCCTGGGGCAACTACGTCGACCGGCTGGCCCGCGGCTACGTGGTGGACTTCGTGGACTGGCACTGGTGGCGCCGGCCGGACCTCGCCTGGCCCACCTTCAACGTGGCCGACTCGCTGATCGTGGTGGGGGTGGCGCTGCTGCTGCTCTTCCCCGGCCCGAAGCCGGAGGCCCCGGCCGCCCGGGAATGA
- the lgt gene encoding prolipoprotein diacylglyceryl transferase, translating into MLDRELRLPLHTYGLLIATGFIVGIGLAQREARRRGQDPERIADLSFWILVAALVGSRVYFILVNWRDYFEAGTFLVATPLGRIPRVLAIWEGGLVFYGGFLGAAAAAWLYLRKHRMDFLAHADTLIPSVAIGHFFGRLGCFGAGCCWGDVAHAHLPWLAEFPPESLAFQTFAGRPDPAAFLAADRLHTLPLHPTQLYESFGELGLFLLLVLWVRPRKRFHGEVLATWLMAYAVLRTVVEAFRGDVERGVVLGLGVGQWTSIVIFAAGAAVFATGWRKRQARLAAEAT; encoded by the coding sequence CTGCTCGACCGTGAGCTGCGCCTGCCGCTGCACACCTACGGCCTGCTGATCGCCACCGGCTTCATCGTGGGCATCGGCCTGGCGCAGCGCGAGGCCAGGCGGCGCGGCCAGGACCCCGAGCGGATCGCCGACCTCTCCTTCTGGATCCTGGTGGCGGCGCTGGTGGGCAGCCGCGTCTACTTCATCCTGGTCAACTGGCGCGACTACTTCGAGGCCGGCACCTTCCTGGTGGCGACGCCCCTCGGGCGCATCCCGCGGGTGCTGGCCATCTGGGAGGGCGGGCTGGTCTTCTACGGCGGCTTCCTGGGGGCGGCGGCGGCGGCCTGGCTCTACCTGCGCAAGCACCGGATGGACTTCCTGGCGCACGCCGACACCCTCATCCCCAGCGTGGCCATCGGCCACTTCTTCGGGCGGCTCGGCTGCTTCGGGGCCGGCTGCTGCTGGGGCGACGTGGCGCACGCCCACCTGCCGTGGCTGGCCGAGTTCCCGCCCGAGTCGCTGGCCTTCCAGACCTTCGCCGGCCGCCCCGATCCGGCCGCCTTCCTGGCGGCCGACCGCCTGCACACCCTGCCGCTGCACCCGACGCAGCTCTACGAGTCGTTCGGCGAGCTGGGGCTGTTCCTCCTGCTGGTGCTCTGGGTGCGGCCGCGCAAGCGCTTCCACGGCGAGGTGCTGGCCACCTGGCTGATGGCCTACGCGGTGCTGCGCACCGTGGTGGAGGCCTTCCGCGGCGACGTGGAGCGCGGCGTGGTGCTCGGGCTGGGCGTCGGGCAGTGGACCTCGATCGTGATCTTCGCCGCCGGCGCCGCCGTGTTCGCGACCGGCTGGCGCAAGCGCCAGGCGCGCCTGGCCGCCGAGGCCACCTGA